The following coding sequences lie in one Kribbella sp. NBC_00709 genomic window:
- a CDS encoding acyl-CoA mutase large subunit family protein: protein MDAERIAAGRSRWQQRYDAARKREADFTTLSGTEVEPVYGPPEGVEDPRMERIGWPGEFPFTRGLYPTGYRGRTWTIRQFAGFGNAEQTNERYRMILNGGGGGLSVAFDMPTLMGRDSDDPKSLGEVGHCGVAIDSAADMDRLFKDIPLQDVTTSMTISGPAVPAFCMYLVSAERQGADITKLNGTLQTDIFKEYIAQKEWLFPPEPHLRLIGDLMEYCATTIPAYKPLSVSGYHIREAGSTAAQELAYTLADGFGYVELGLSRGLDVDVFAPGLSFFFDSHLDFFEEIAKFRAARRIWARWLRDVYGAKTEKAQSLRFHTQTAGVSLTAQQPVNNVVRTAVEALAAVLGGTNSLHTNALDETLALPTAESAEIALRTQSVLMEEVGVTNVADPLGGSWFVEALTDQIEAEAEQIFARIKEMSPDETMTGGILRGIEDGWFMAEIADAAFDYQQKLEKGEKKIVGVNTLTDTVSGDLEILRVSHEVEIEQCRALAERKTLRDEDQVRRTLTALVEAASGTGNLIEPMLEAVRAEATMGEICHVLREQWGEYREPARF, encoded by the coding sequence ATGGATGCCGAGCGGATTGCGGCCGGCCGGAGCCGGTGGCAGCAGCGGTACGACGCGGCGCGGAAGCGGGAGGCGGACTTCACCACGCTGTCCGGCACCGAGGTCGAGCCGGTGTACGGGCCTCCCGAGGGGGTCGAGGACCCGCGGATGGAGCGGATCGGCTGGCCGGGCGAGTTCCCGTTCACCCGCGGGCTGTATCCGACCGGCTACCGCGGCCGGACCTGGACGATCCGCCAGTTCGCCGGCTTCGGCAACGCCGAGCAGACCAACGAGCGGTACCGGATGATCCTCAACGGCGGTGGCGGCGGCCTGTCGGTCGCGTTCGACATGCCGACGCTGATGGGCCGCGACTCCGACGACCCGAAGTCGCTCGGCGAGGTCGGCCACTGCGGCGTCGCGATCGACTCGGCCGCCGACATGGACCGGCTGTTCAAGGACATCCCGCTGCAGGACGTCACCACGTCGATGACGATCTCCGGCCCCGCCGTACCGGCGTTCTGTATGTACCTGGTGTCGGCCGAGCGCCAGGGCGCTGACATCACCAAGCTCAACGGGACGCTGCAGACCGACATCTTCAAGGAGTACATCGCGCAGAAGGAGTGGCTGTTCCCGCCGGAGCCCCATCTGCGCCTGATCGGCGACCTGATGGAGTACTGCGCGACCACGATCCCGGCGTACAAGCCGCTCAGCGTCTCCGGGTACCACATCCGCGAGGCGGGCTCGACGGCCGCGCAGGAGCTCGCGTACACGCTGGCCGACGGATTCGGGTACGTCGAGCTCGGGCTGTCCCGCGGGCTCGACGTCGACGTGTTCGCGCCCGGCCTGTCGTTCTTCTTCGACAGCCACCTGGACTTCTTCGAGGAGATCGCGAAGTTCCGTGCGGCCCGCCGGATCTGGGCCCGCTGGCTGCGCGACGTGTACGGCGCCAAGACCGAGAAGGCCCAGTCGCTGCGCTTCCACACCCAGACGGCGGGCGTGTCCCTGACCGCGCAGCAGCCGGTCAACAACGTCGTACGGACGGCCGTCGAGGCACTGGCCGCGGTGCTCGGCGGGACGAACTCGCTGCACACCAACGCGCTCGACGAGACGCTCGCGCTGCCGACCGCGGAGTCCGCGGAGATCGCGCTGCGCACGCAGTCGGTGCTGATGGAGGAGGTCGGGGTCACCAACGTCGCCGACCCGCTCGGCGGATCCTGGTTCGTCGAGGCGCTCACCGATCAGATCGAGGCCGAGGCCGAGCAGATCTTCGCCCGGATCAAGGAGATGAGCCCGGACGAGACGATGACCGGCGGCATCCTGCGCGGGATCGAGGACGGCTGGTTCATGGCCGAGATCGCCGACGCCGCCTTCGACTACCAGCAGAAGCTCGAGAAGGGCGAGAAGAAGATCGTCGGCGTCAACACGCTCACCGACACGGTGTCCGGCGACCTGGAGATCCTCCGGGTCTCGCACGAGGTCGAGATCGAGCAGTGCCGGGCCCTCGCGGAACGCAAGACACTCCGTGACGAGGACCAGGTACGGCGTACGCTAACGGCTCTGGTGGAGGCGGCCAGCGGCACTGGCAACCTGATCGAGCCCATGCTGGAGGCAGTGCGTGCGGAGGCCACGATGGGGGAAATCTGTCACGTTCTTCGGGAACAGTGGGGAGAGTACCGAGAGCCGGCCCGATTCTGA